Part of the Neisseria leonii genome is shown below.
ATGGCGGCGCAGGCCGCTTGGAAGCATGATTATGGCAAAAGTATGACGGCCGCCAAGAGGCCGTCTGAAAAAATAGTCAAAGTTTGATAATGTCAAACCGTATGCTTTTAGGCCGCAGTGTGGTGCAGCAGCAGTTGTTGGGTATGCTGCGCCCATTCGATGAGTTTCGCCGAGGGCAGGCGTTCGGCGGCACCGGCAACCGAAATACCGGCCACGGTCTGCCCGCCCACCCGCAGGGGGACGGCGAAAGCGTGCCAGCCCGCTTCGGCTTCAGCCAAATCCAGCGCGTAGCCGCATTCGGCAATTCGGGCCAATTCGGTTTTCAGACGGCCGGACAGTCTGTCTGCCAACAGCAGGCTGCGCGCCGTTTCGGGAATGGTGGCGAGAAAAACTTTGCCCATCGCCGAAGTGGTCAGCCCTTCGCGGCGGCCGCGCGGACTGGGGCGGCCGTGGCGGGTATCGTGTCCCAAAACGTCCAGATAACGGTATTCGCGTGTGCCGCAGGGTGCGGCC
Proteins encoded:
- a CDS encoding IclR family transcriptional regulator: MINETRRIQSVERAMYILEQIALAGGHIRLNDLAARTGLNKATLHGLLNTLAALGYIGRDGKSYTLGLRLRDLTLPLSDADEHLRRRFRPLMETLHRTCGENVYLAAPCGTREYRYLDVLGHDTRHGRPSPRGRREGLTTSAMGKVFLATIPETARSLLLADRLSGRLKTELARIAECGYALDLAEAEAGWHAFAVPLRVGGQTVAGISVAGAAERLPSAKLIEWAQHTQQLLLHHTAA